One window of Desulfarculus baarsii DSM 2075 genomic DNA carries:
- a CDS encoding glycosyltransferase, translating into MKILHVIPSLGQGGAEKMLALLVNHPAPGQEHHIATFIDGAPFYDIGPHVKLHRLAGGRLGLAGAPLALARLAARLRPALVHGWMYHANALCAAARLGGAKVVWGLHNSGLASQLKGSTMAVSGLCAAMSGLIPWRIVYCAEHVRQNHQRQGYAVAKGLVLPNAVDGREFFIDPAARARLRASLGLTDDQPVIGLAARLAADKGHAVFLEAAAVLARRQPKLAVLVCGRGCQDDNPQWRELATPFGLGGRLCALGQWAAMNDFYNCLDLLAITSPIAEGAPMTLLEALAAGAAVAASDVPGLRGAVPPEGRLCPPGDAAALARAMAEMLARAAPGRSAISRDWVLARHGVEAVAAAHAALYAQAAAQGR; encoded by the coding sequence GTGAAGATTCTGCACGTCATCCCATCGCTGGGCCAGGGCGGCGCGGAAAAAATGCTGGCGCTTTTGGTCAATCACCCCGCGCCGGGCCAGGAACACCACATCGCCACGTTCATCGACGGCGCGCCTTTTTATGACATCGGCCCCCACGTGAAGCTCCATCGGCTGGCCGGCGGCCGGCTGGGCCTGGCCGGAGCGCCCCTGGCCCTGGCCCGGCTGGCGGCCCGCCTACGGCCGGCGCTGGTTCACGGCTGGATGTATCACGCCAACGCCTTGTGCGCGGCGGCGCGGCTCGGCGGGGCCAAGGTCGTCTGGGGCCTGCACAACAGTGGCCTGGCCAGCCAGTTGAAGGGCTCGACCATGGCCGTCAGTGGCCTGTGCGCGGCCATGTCGGGTCTGATTCCCTGGCGCATCGTTTATTGCGCCGAACATGTCCGACAAAACCATCAGCGCCAGGGCTACGCCGTGGCCAAGGGCCTGGTGCTGCCAAACGCCGTGGACGGCCGCGAGTTTTTCATCGATCCAGCCGCCAGGGCCCGCCTGCGCGCCAGCCTGGGCCTGACGGACGATCAGCCGGTCATCGGCCTGGCCGCCCGCTTGGCGGCCGACAAGGGCCATGCGGTTTTTCTGGAGGCGGCGGCCGTGCTGGCCCGCCGCCAGCCCAAGCTGGCCGTGCTGGTCTGCGGCCGTGGCTGCCAGGACGACAACCCCCAGTGGCGCGAGTTGGCCACGCCCTTTGGCCTGGGCGGGCGCCTGTGCGCCCTGGGCCAGTGGGCGGCCATGAACGATTTTTACAACTGCTTGGATTTATTGGCCATCACCTCGCCCATCGCCGAGGGCGCGCCGATGACCCTGCTGGAGGCCCTGGCCGCCGGCGCGGCGGTGGCGGCCAGCGACGTGCCCGGCCTGCGTGGAGCCGTGCCGCCGGAAGGCCGCCTTTGCCCGCCGGGCGACGCGGCGGCCCTGGCCCGGGCCATGGCTGAAATGCTGGCCCGCGCCGCGCCGGGACGGTCGGCCATCTCGCGCGATTGGGTCTTGGCCCGCCACGGCGTGGAGGCCGTGGCCGCGGCCCATGCCGCGCTCTACGCCCAGGCGGCGGCTCAGGGTCGATAG
- a CDS encoding glycosyltransferase family 4 protein, whose product MTVLNTAGKRPKLLFFVSEGWYFLSHRLPLALAAMELGFEVALITRPDRSGQILADKGVRVIPLDFFRAGENPRHELSIIRRLIEIYRQEAPDIAHHVAVKPVIYGSLAAKLTGVPAVVNALAGLGYIFVSHSLEARLLRPPIKLAMRYLLSGKNYRLILQNTDDIQLVRDSMGVRRENIRIIRGSGVDLQAFRPSPEPEGRVAVLLASRLLKDKGVAEYVAASRMLRGQGLDIEFLLAGDVDLANPASFPRSQVERWHKEGAVNWLGWQADMPAAIAKAHIACLPSYREGLPKALLEAAACGRPMVAADVPGCRDVVRHGETGLLAPPRDAKALAKAIASLAQDRQMRLRMGQRARQVAEAEFGQELIARQTMEIYQSMLPWP is encoded by the coding sequence ATGACGGTGCTGAACACGGCCGGCAAGCGGCCCAAACTGCTGTTTTTCGTCTCGGAAGGCTGGTATTTCCTCTCGCATCGCCTGCCGCTGGCCCTGGCCGCCATGGAGCTTGGCTTCGAGGTGGCGCTGATCACCCGGCCCGATCGTTCGGGCCAGATTCTGGCCGACAAGGGCGTGCGGGTCATCCCGCTGGACTTTTTCCGCGCCGGCGAAAACCCCCGCCACGAATTGTCCATCATCCGCCGGCTGATCGAAATCTACCGCCAGGAAGCCCCGGACATCGCCCACCACGTGGCGGTCAAACCGGTGATCTACGGCTCGTTGGCCGCCAAGCTCACCGGCGTGCCGGCGGTGGTCAACGCCCTGGCCGGGCTGGGCTACATCTTTGTTTCGCACAGCCTGGAGGCCCGCCTGCTGCGGCCGCCGATCAAGCTGGCCATGCGCTATCTGCTCTCGGGCAAAAACTACCGCCTGATCCTGCAAAATACCGACGACATCCAGTTGGTGCGCGACTCCATGGGCGTGCGGCGCGAAAACATTCGCATCATTCGCGGCTCGGGCGTCGACCTGCAAGCCTTTCGTCCCAGCCCCGAGCCCGAGGGCCGGGTGGCGGTGCTTCTGGCCTCGCGGCTGCTCAAGGACAAGGGCGTGGCCGAATACGTCGCGGCCTCGCGCATGTTGCGCGGCCAGGGCCTGGATATCGAATTCCTGTTGGCCGGCGATGTCGATCTGGCCAATCCGGCGTCTTTTCCCCGCAGCCAAGTCGAGCGCTGGCACAAGGAAGGCGCGGTCAACTGGCTGGGCTGGCAGGCCGACATGCCCGCGGCGATCGCCAAGGCGCACATCGCCTGTTTGCCATCCTACCGCGAAGGCCTGCCCAAGGCCCTGTTGGAGGCCGCCGCCTGCGGCCGGCCCATGGTCGCCGCCGACGTGCCCGGTTGCCGCGATGTCGTCCGCCACGGCGAGACCGGCCTGCTGGCCCCGCCCCGCGACGCCAAGGCCCTGGCCAAGGCCATCGCCAGCCTGGCCCAGGACCGCCAGATGCGCCTGCGCATGGGCCAACGGGCCCGCCAGGTCGCCGAGGCCGAGTTCGGCCAGGAGCTTATCGCCCGCCAGACCATGGAGATCTATCAGAGCATGCTGCCATGGCCCTAG
- a CDS encoding protein-glutamate methylesterase/protein-glutamine glutaminase → MALTNGRPIKLLIVDDSAVVRQVLSKSLADVPDIEVVGTATDPYVARDKIVKLEPDVITLDIEMPRMDGITFLRKLMQYKPMPVIIISSLTQKGGTLALEAIEAGAVEVLCKPGGSFSVGEMAEQLAEKIRAAARSRPRQAQAQAANQAAPAPRLAPTDMDLTQKILAIGASTGGTEALKEVLTRLPGTVPGIVIVQHMPPKFTTAFAARLNGLCQFEVKEAEDGDSVFPGRCLIAPGNFHMLLRRSGARYHVNVMTGPMVHHQRPSVDVLFKSVAKSAGRNAVGVILTGMGADGADGLKLMREAGSPTFGQNEATCVVYGMPKAAFESGAVEKELPLDDIAGAVMRTLGAMKV, encoded by the coding sequence ATGGCCCTGACCAACGGACGGCCCATCAAGCTGCTGATCGTCGATGATTCGGCGGTTGTCCGTCAGGTGCTGAGCAAATCGCTGGCCGACGTGCCCGATATCGAGGTCGTCGGCACGGCCACCGACCCCTATGTGGCCCGAGACAAGATCGTCAAGCTCGAACCCGACGTGATCACCCTCGACATCGAAATGCCGCGCATGGACGGCATCACCTTCCTGCGCAAGCTCATGCAATACAAGCCCATGCCGGTGATCATCATCTCGTCGCTGACCCAAAAGGGCGGAACCCTGGCCCTGGAGGCCATCGAGGCCGGCGCGGTGGAGGTGCTCTGCAAGCCCGGCGGTTCGTTCTCGGTGGGCGAGATGGCCGAGCAACTGGCCGAGAAGATCCGCGCGGCGGCCCGCTCGCGGCCGCGCCAGGCCCAGGCCCAGGCAGCCAACCAGGCCGCGCCGGCCCCGCGCCTGGCCCCCACCGACATGGACCTGACCCAGAAAATCCTGGCCATCGGTGCCTCCACCGGCGGCACCGAGGCCCTCAAGGAAGTGCTGACCCGCCTGCCGGGCACGGTGCCGGGCATCGTCATCGTCCAGCACATGCCGCCCAAATTCACCACCGCCTTCGCCGCCCGGCTCAACGGCCTGTGTCAGTTCGAAGTCAAGGAGGCCGAGGACGGCGATTCGGTTTTTCCCGGCCGCTGCCTGATCGCCCCGGGCAATTTTCACATGCTGCTGCGTCGTTCGGGCGCGCGCTACCACGTCAACGTCATGACCGGCCCCATGGTCCACCACCAACGGCCCAGCGTGGACGTGCTGTTCAAATCGGTGGCCAAGTCCGCCGGCCGCAACGCCGTGGGCGTCATCCTCACGGGCATGGGCGCCGACGGGGCCGACGGCCTCAAGCTCATGCGCGAAGCGGGCAGCCCCACCTTCGGCCAGAACGAGGCCACCTGCGTGGTCTACGGCATGCCCAAGGCCGCTTTCGAGTCCGGGGCGGTGGAAAAAGAGCTTCCCCTCGACGACATCGCCGGGGCGGTCATGCGCACCCTGGGCGCGATGAAGGTCTAG
- the wecB gene encoding non-hydrolyzing UDP-N-acetylglucosamine 2-epimerase: MKAKQKIVVVAGARPNFMKVGPLFWELARLRAAGADNLPEMMLIHTGQHYSDNMSEAFFRDLGIPEPDENLEVGSDSHARQTAAIMVGFERVWLRERPDWVVVVGDVNSTAACALTVSKLGGRLAHVEAGLRSRDRSMPEEINRLVTDVLADRLYTTDVLADQNLLAEGVDQAKIRLVGNIMIDSLARGLPKARSLAVAAELGLAPGAYAVVTLHRPSNVDAEPSLRAMWLMLGELQRRLPVVFPVHPRTMARLADFGLLGLAKGWPGLRLVEPMGYLRFLGLVADSRLVLTDSGGLQEETCYLGLPCLTLRQNTERPVTIAAGTNHLVGLEPADILAKVDQLLAATKPAPNPPPLWDGHTARRIMADLLAG, from the coding sequence ATGAAAGCCAAGCAAAAAATCGTCGTGGTGGCCGGGGCCAGGCCCAACTTCATGAAGGTCGGCCCGCTGTTCTGGGAGCTGGCGCGCCTGCGGGCGGCCGGCGCGGACAACTTGCCGGAAATGATGCTCATCCACACCGGCCAGCATTATTCCGACAACATGTCCGAAGCTTTTTTCCGCGACCTGGGCATCCCTGAGCCCGACGAAAACCTGGAAGTGGGCTCCGACTCCCACGCCCGCCAGACGGCGGCGATCATGGTCGGCTTCGAGCGGGTCTGGCTGCGCGAGCGGCCCGATTGGGTGGTCGTGGTCGGCGACGTCAACTCCACTGCCGCCTGCGCCCTGACGGTAAGCAAGCTCGGTGGCCGCCTGGCCCATGTCGAGGCCGGTCTGCGCAGCCGCGATCGCTCCATGCCCGAGGAGATCAATCGCCTGGTCACCGACGTCCTGGCCGACCGGCTCTACACCACCGACGTTCTGGCCGATCAAAACCTGCTGGCCGAAGGCGTCGATCAAGCCAAAATCCGCCTGGTCGGCAACATCATGATCGACTCGTTGGCGCGGGGCCTGCCCAAGGCCCGCTCCCTGGCCGTGGCCGCCGAGTTGGGACTGGCGCCCGGCGCCTACGCCGTGGTCACCCTGCACCGGCCCTCCAACGTCGACGCCGAGCCCAGCCTGCGGGCCATGTGGCTGATGCTGGGCGAACTGCAACGGCGGCTGCCGGTGGTCTTTCCCGTGCATCCGCGGACCATGGCCCGGCTGGCGGATTTCGGCCTGTTGGGCCTGGCCAAGGGCTGGCCGGGGCTGCGGTTGGTCGAACCCATGGGGTATTTACGTTTTTTGGGCCTGGTGGCCGACAGCCGCCTGGTGTTGACCGACAGCGGCGGCCTGCAAGAGGAAACCTGCTACCTGGGCCTGCCCTGCCTGACGCTGCGCCAAAACACCGAACGGCCGGTGACCATCGCCGCCGGCACCAACCACTTGGTGGGCCTGGAGCCGGCCGACATCCTGGCCAAGGTCGATCAACTGCTGGCCGCGACAAAGCCAGCGCCCAACCCGCCGCCGCTGTGGGACGGCCATACGGCCCGGCGGATCATGGCCGATCTGCTGGCCGGCTGA
- a CDS encoding NAD-dependent epimerase/dehydratase family protein, with translation MALVLVSGAAGFVGVALCQALLAAGHDVRPLVRRPEQAARLAAMGAGPAVIGDLGQAIDWPKALAGVEAIVHLAAVVHQMGRHAAGAAEHMRVNLKATEALALAAAGRVARLVFLSTVKVHGESTPPGRPFVESQTPRPQGPYARSKHLAEQALTAIAAQGGFRLVSLRPPLVHGPGVGANFRLLLRAVHGRWPLPLALARAPRSLLYVENLTSAIILALEHPAAEGAYLLRDGQDVGVAELLTRLGLAMGRPARLWPVPLPALGLAARVVGKAEQLRRLTEGLCVDDRRLRHELGWRPPCDLDEGLRRTARWYAGAPERLGRP, from the coding sequence ATGGCCCTAGTGCTGGTCAGCGGCGCGGCCGGCTTCGTGGGCGTGGCCCTGTGCCAGGCGCTGTTGGCGGCCGGCCACGACGTGCGGCCCCTGGTGCGTCGGCCCGAACAGGCGGCCCGCCTGGCGGCCATGGGCGCGGGACCGGCGGTGATCGGCGACCTTGGCCAGGCCATCGATTGGCCCAAGGCCCTGGCCGGGGTGGAAGCCATCGTCCATTTGGCGGCGGTGGTCCACCAGATGGGCCGCCACGCCGCCGGGGCCGCCGAGCACATGCGCGTCAACCTGAAGGCCACCGAGGCCTTGGCCCTGGCCGCCGCCGGTCGGGTGGCGCGCCTGGTTTTCCTCAGCACCGTCAAGGTCCACGGCGAGAGCACGCCGCCTGGTCGGCCCTTTGTCGAAAGCCAGACGCCCCGGCCCCAGGGCCCCTACGCCCGGAGCAAGCATCTGGCCGAACAGGCCCTGACCGCCATCGCCGCCCAGGGCGGGTTCCGGTTGGTGAGCCTGCGGCCGCCGCTGGTCCATGGCCCCGGCGTGGGGGCCAACTTTCGCCTGCTGCTGAGGGCCGTGCACGGCCGTTGGCCCCTGCCCCTGGCCCTGGCCCGCGCCCCGCGCAGCCTGCTCTACGTGGAAAACCTGACTTCGGCGATCATCCTGGCCCTGGAGCATCCCGCCGCCGAGGGGGCCTATCTGCTGCGCGACGGCCAGGATGTGGGCGTGGCCGAGTTGCTGACCCGCCTGGGCCTGGCCATGGGCCGGCCGGCCCGGTTGTGGCCCGTGCCCCTGCCGGCCCTTGGCCTGGCCGCCCGCGTCGTGGGCAAGGCCGAACAACTCCGGCGACTGACCGAGGGCCTGTGCGTCGACGACCGACGCCTGCGCCATGAGCTGGGCTGGCGGCCGCCGTGCGACCTGGACGAGGGCCTGCGGCGCACGGCCCGCTGGTACGCCGGCGCGCCCGAACGCCTGGGCCGGCCGTGA
- a CDS encoding SDR family NAD(P)-dependent oxidoreductase produces MSKTILVTGAAGFIGSHCVRALLARGDRVVGIDNLNDYYDPRLKKNNLALIERAHADSGRWRFVHGDIRDRELLAKLFDQNGFDAAIHLAAMAGVRASIDQPHLYWDVNLTGTLNLLEEARRARLGNFVFASTSSVYGDTKIMPFVETDTCDRPLAPYAASKRATELLAYSYRHLHGLNCTALRYFTVYGPWGRPDMMALKVLDNIHFGRQVVLFNKGQMHRDWTFIGDITAGTILAADTPLGFEALNIGRGEPILLAEFIAKLEALSGKKANLQDAPMMKADVPYTFADITKARKLIGYDPVTSLDEGLHGLYQWYAEHVLPSGQPTAA; encoded by the coding sequence TTGTCTAAAACCATTCTGGTCACCGGCGCGGCCGGATTCATCGGCAGCCACTGCGTCAGGGCGCTCCTGGCCAGGGGCGACAGGGTCGTGGGCATCGACAACCTCAACGACTACTATGACCCTCGGCTGAAAAAAAACAACCTCGCCCTCATCGAGCGGGCCCACGCCGACAGCGGGCGCTGGCGCTTCGTCCACGGCGACATCCGCGACCGCGAGCTGCTGGCCAAATTGTTCGACCAAAACGGCTTCGACGCGGCCATCCACCTGGCGGCCATGGCCGGCGTGCGCGCCTCCATCGACCAGCCCCACCTCTATTGGGACGTCAACCTCACCGGCACGCTCAACCTGTTGGAAGAAGCCCGGCGCGCGCGCCTGGGCAACTTCGTCTTCGCCTCCACCTCCTCGGTCTATGGCGACACCAAGATCATGCCCTTTGTCGAAACCGACACCTGTGACCGGCCCCTGGCCCCCTACGCCGCCAGCAAGCGGGCCACCGAGCTTTTGGCCTACAGCTATCGTCACCTGCACGGCCTGAACTGCACGGCGCTACGCTATTTCACGGTTTACGGCCCCTGGGGCCGGCCCGACATGATGGCCCTGAAGGTGCTCGACAACATCCACTTCGGCCGCCAGGTCGTCTTGTTCAACAAAGGCCAGATGCATCGCGACTGGACCTTCATCGGCGACATCACCGCCGGCACCATCCTGGCCGCCGACACGCCCCTGGGCTTCGAGGCCCTCAACATCGGTCGTGGCGAGCCGATCCTGCTGGCCGAGTTCATCGCCAAGCTGGAGGCTCTCAGCGGCAAAAAAGCCAACCTGCAAGACGCGCCCATGATGAAGGCCGACGTGCCCTACACCTTCGCCGACATCACCAAGGCCCGCAAGCTCATCGGCTACGACCCGGTCACTTCGCTGGACGAAGGGCTGCACGGCCTCTACCAATGGTACGCCGAGCACGTCCTGCCCTCGGGCCAGCCCACGGCGGCCTGA
- a CDS encoding chemotaxis protein CheX, with amino-acid sequence MSKSWSTALKDSISEVFSTSFFLVPESYAEPIEVAHALAAKGWYEGFLDFVRQDEGVRIWVWSPERIALELAANIFACDVGDLSPDQILDAYREMINMVSGNVLTSVDVDSAWRMGLPKAARIAQGTVGQVTARTQNQLIFEVEGQPVLAGWRAFRLKQ; translated from the coding sequence ATGAGCAAGAGCTGGAGCACAGCCCTGAAGGACTCGATTTCTGAGGTTTTCAGCACATCGTTTTTTCTGGTGCCCGAAAGCTACGCCGAGCCCATCGAGGTGGCCCACGCCTTGGCGGCCAAGGGTTGGTACGAGGGCTTTCTCGATTTCGTGCGCCAGGATGAAGGCGTGCGCATCTGGGTCTGGTCGCCGGAGCGCATCGCCCTGGAGTTGGCGGCCAACATTTTCGCCTGCGACGTGGGCGATCTGAGCCCGGATCAGATCCTGGACGCCTACCGCGAGATGATCAACATGGTCAGCGGCAACGTCCTGACCAGCGTCGATGTGGATAGCGCCTGGCGCATGGGCCTGCCCAAGGCCGCGCGCATCGCTCAGGGCACGGTGGGCCAGGTCACCGCCCGCACGCAGAACCAGCTCATTTTCGAGGTGGAGGGTCAACCGGTCTTGGCCGGCTGGCGCGCTTTCCGGCTCAAGCAGTGA
- a CDS encoding O-antigen ligase family protein yields MNLAQTITDLWRRARRAWAGLILGPWSALVLVCLLAAAAWLGAPAKAVALAALAGLALWSHRSGLGGLCLLLFLAPFFLGEAYRPWHFLFGLLAVTWLVCASLGLRRRGAWPDFSLVWPLILLLISAMVSLPLMAREMFWAVWAQPLEITLRQLAAPSHVYPLFGPSHLLDLGLIVAALPVMTAVLDQADQAQRRQARDAGAAFVLLYCLGALLLYALQPGGSYLGASLAGQMQGAIAGFTYNRAYFGTWLVWCLPLLAWIFWPKERWGGGAWLAAAALLVALGCLGLNGQRSNLLAVMGLTLAAVALRAELKWPVKAAIVAAPPAALLCIDVFFLHGFLWEKIVDFSPGQSPYAHIWRFAVGLWRIEPILGVGVGSHAWWYDWPEAVVGGPAPHTLGNAHSQYLQVLGEQGLLGLACLFTALAYYWACAWRGWRAGGGALARTALLGLTVTTIVAATQTFAHLRAFGLLWCFYLALALAARPSAERWRLGRRAWLIVLLTAALLLGGRAVYVFSRPPMADFRAGFYAPERFDGGRVGSWMGRRAVWFAPPELRGRWLRLEVAALLPGLDRRPQGLEVRVAGDKRAFVPLPDPAWRSLTLELPPGHEPLRVEFRTDHAACPARDGWSGDTRWLGVIVAWPPPPPPPAYRP; encoded by the coding sequence ATGAATTTGGCCCAAACCATCACTGATCTTTGGCGGCGCGCGCGCCGGGCCTGGGCAGGCCTGATCCTGGGGCCGTGGAGCGCCCTGGTCCTGGTCTGCCTGTTGGCGGCGGCGGCTTGGCTGGGCGCGCCGGCCAAGGCCGTGGCCCTGGCCGCCCTGGCCGGCCTGGCCCTGTGGAGCCATCGCTCGGGCCTGGGCGGGCTGTGCCTGCTATTGTTCCTGGCCCCGTTTTTTTTGGGCGAAGCCTATCGGCCGTGGCATTTTCTGTTTGGCCTGCTGGCCGTGACTTGGCTGGTTTGCGCCAGCCTGGGCTTGCGTCGACGCGGGGCCTGGCCGGATTTTTCCCTGGTCTGGCCGCTGATTTTGCTGCTGATTTCGGCGATGGTCAGCCTGCCGCTGATGGCCCGCGAGATGTTCTGGGCAGTCTGGGCCCAGCCGCTGGAGATCACCCTGCGCCAGTTGGCCGCGCCGTCCCACGTCTATCCGCTGTTCGGCCCGAGCCATCTGCTGGATCTGGGCCTGATCGTGGCGGCCCTGCCGGTGATGACGGCCGTCCTCGATCAGGCCGATCAGGCCCAGCGCCGCCAGGCCCGTGACGCCGGCGCGGCTTTTGTCTTGCTCTATTGCCTGGGGGCGCTCCTGCTCTACGCGCTTCAGCCCGGCGGCAGCTATCTGGGGGCCTCGCTGGCCGGCCAGATGCAGGGAGCCATCGCCGGCTTCACCTACAACCGGGCCTATTTCGGCACCTGGTTGGTCTGGTGCCTGCCGCTTCTGGCCTGGATTTTTTGGCCCAAGGAGCGCTGGGGCGGCGGGGCCTGGCTGGCGGCGGCGGCTCTGTTGGTCGCCCTTGGCTGCCTGGGCCTCAATGGCCAGCGCTCCAACCTGCTGGCCGTCATGGGCCTGACCCTGGCGGCGGTGGCGCTGCGGGCCGAACTCAAGTGGCCGGTCAAGGCGGCCATCGTGGCCGCGCCGCCGGCGGCGTTGCTGTGCATCGACGTGTTTTTCCTGCACGGTTTTTTGTGGGAGAAGATCGTCGATTTTTCGCCCGGCCAAAGCCCCTATGCTCACATCTGGCGTTTCGCCGTGGGGCTGTGGCGCATCGAGCCGATTTTGGGCGTGGGGGTGGGCTCCCACGCCTGGTGGTACGACTGGCCCGAGGCGGTGGTCGGCGGTCCGGCCCCGCATACCCTGGGCAACGCCCACAGCCAATATCTGCAAGTGTTGGGCGAGCAGGGCCTGCTGGGCCTGGCCTGCCTGTTTACGGCGCTGGCCTATTATTGGGCCTGCGCCTGGCGCGGCTGGCGGGCCGGCGGCGGGGCGTTGGCCCGTACGGCGCTGCTGGGGCTTACGGTCACCACCATCGTGGCCGCCACCCAGACGTTCGCGCACCTGCGGGCCTTTGGCCTGTTGTGGTGCTTCTATCTGGCCCTGGCCCTGGCCGCGCGGCCGTCGGCCGAGCGCTGGCGGTTGGGCCGCCGGGCTTGGCTGATCGTGCTGCTGACGGCGGCGTTGCTGCTGGGCGGGCGGGCGGTTTACGTTTTCAGTCGGCCGCCCATGGCCGATTTTCGGGCGGGCTTTTACGCGCCGGAGCGCTTTGACGGCGGCCGCGTGGGCAGTTGGATGGGCCGGCGGGCGGTGTGGTTCGCCCCGCCGGAACTGCGCGGGCGATGGTTGCGCCTGGAGGTGGCCGCGCTGTTGCCGGGGCTGGACCGGCGGCCGCAAGGGCTGGAGGTCCGCGTGGCTGGCGACAAGCGCGCGTTTGTCCCCTTGCCCGACCCCGCGTGGCGCTCGCTGACGCTGGAGCTGCCGCCGGGCCATGAACCGCTGCGGGTGGAGTTTCGCACGGACCATGCCGCCTGCCCGGCTCGCGACGGCTGGTCGGGCGATACGCGCTGGCTGGGGGTGATCGTGGCCTGGCCGCCGCCCCCTCCTCCTCCGGCCTATCGACCCTGA
- a CDS encoding chemotaxis protein CheD encodes MAGRIAVGVGDLAVSGDAKDELVTFSLGSCIAVIIHDAKAGVGGLLHLMLPDSALNPQRASSQPAVFADTGLPKLFRGAYELGAIKGRLKVALIGGSQVLDEGGHFNIGKRNYAAVRKILYRNNVMVEKEDVGGTVNRTVGLSVATGEIWLKTNGANLRKL; translated from the coding sequence TTGGCCGGCAGGATTGCAGTCGGGGTCGGCGACCTGGCCGTCTCTGGCGACGCCAAGGACGAACTGGTCACCTTCTCGCTTGGTTCTTGCATCGCCGTGATCATCCACGACGCCAAGGCCGGGGTGGGGGGCCTGTTGCACCTGATGCTGCCCGACTCCGCCCTCAACCCCCAGCGGGCCTCCAGCCAGCCGGCGGTGTTCGCCGACACGGGCCTGCCCAAGCTGTTTCGCGGGGCCTACGAACTTGGCGCGATCAAGGGCCGGCTGAAGGTGGCCTTGATCGGCGGCAGCCAGGTGCTCGACGAGGGCGGGCATTTCAACATCGGCAAACGTAATTACGCGGCGGTGCGCAAGATCCTCTACCGCAACAACGTGATGGTCGAAAAGGAAGACGTCGGCGGCACGGTCAACCGCACCGTGGGCCTCAGCGTGGCCACCGGCGAAATTTGGCTCAAAACCAATGGCGCCAATCTGAGGAAGCTGTGA
- a CDS encoding response regulator produces MALRVLIVDDSAAMRAMVKKTLKAAGFSLDKCYEGANGLEALDVLRQNEVDVVLSDLHMPEMDGLQLLEALQNEGRVPKCFILVTTEGRKEKLRQALAFGARGYVLKPFQPEGLRKILKLFVGEPDEQELEHSPEGLDF; encoded by the coding sequence ATGGCTCTAAGGGTTCTGATCGTCGACGATTCGGCGGCCATGCGGGCCATGGTCAAAAAAACCTTGAAAGCCGCCGGCTTTTCGTTGGACAAATGCTACGAGGGCGCCAACGGCCTGGAGGCCCTGGATGTTTTGCGCCAAAACGAAGTGGACGTGGTGCTCAGCGACCTGCACATGCCCGAGATGGACGGCCTGCAACTGCTGGAGGCCCTGCAAAACGAAGGCCGCGTGCCCAAATGCTTCATTTTGGTGACCACCGAGGGCCGCAAGGAAAAGCTGCGCCAGGCCCTGGCCTTTGGCGCGCGGGGATACGTGCTCAAGCCGTTCCAGCCCGAAGGATTGCGCAAGATATTGAAATTGTTCGTGGGAGAGCCAGATGAGCAAGAGCTGGAGCACAGCCCTGAAGGACTCGATTTCTGA
- a CDS encoding HDOD domain-containing protein, with amino-acid sequence MSLVKEILAKAEKLPAVPAVVQQVLALVQNPEFSFSKLIDTVRLDPGITAHVLRMANSPFYGLRQKISSLEQALALLGTRNLVEIVLSTQVVKYFQVDQGGYRLERGELWRHCMATALLAHRMGDMLKYQDTATLFTAALLHDVGKLILSQYVGERYHKIERMVGEDGKSFVEAEREVLGVDHALLGGLVARHWNFPESIVTAIAFHHAPERAAKYGQLTALVALANVLTLSMGFSGGAAGLAVPMPEGLAAMAGFGPREMDKIALEVKDINDKATELLNLAG; translated from the coding sequence GTGAGTCTGGTCAAGGAAATACTGGCCAAGGCGGAAAAACTGCCCGCGGTGCCGGCGGTGGTGCAGCAGGTTCTGGCCCTGGTGCAAAACCCGGAGTTTTCGTTTTCCAAGCTCATCGACACGGTGCGCCTGGACCCGGGCATCACCGCCCACGTGCTGCGCATGGCCAATTCGCCGTTCTACGGCCTGCGCCAGAAGATATCCTCGCTGGAGCAGGCCTTGGCCCTTTTGGGCACGCGCAACCTGGTCGAGATCGTCCTGAGCACCCAGGTTGTCAAGTATTTCCAGGTCGACCAGGGCGGTTATCGGCTGGAGCGAGGCGAGTTGTGGCGTCACTGCATGGCCACGGCCCTGCTGGCCCACCGCATGGGCGACATGCTCAAGTATCAAGATACGGCCACGCTGTTCACCGCCGCGCTGCTGCACGACGTGGGCAAGCTGATCCTCAGCCAATATGTCGGTGAAAGATATCACAAAATCGAGCGGATGGTCGGGGAGGACGGCAAGAGTTTCGTCGAGGCCGAGCGCGAGGTGCTGGGCGTGGACCACGCCCTGTTGGGCGGCCTGGTGGCCCGCCACTGGAACTTCCCCGAGTCCATCGTGACGGCCATCGCCTTCCACCACGCGCCCGAGCGGGCGGCCAAATACGGCCAGCTCACGGCGCTGGTGGCCCTGGCCAACGTGCTGACCCTGAGCATGGGGTTCAGCGGCGGGGCGGCCGGCTTGGCCGTGCCCATGCCCGAGGGCCTGGCGGCCATGGCCGGTTTCGGCCCGCGCGAGATGGACAAGATCGCCCTCGAAGTCAAGGATATCAACGACAAGGCCACGGAATTGCTCAATTTGGCCGGCTGA